In Plasmodium brasilianum strain Bolivian I chromosome 12, whole genome shotgun sequence, the genomic window ATAGCTgttcattcatttaatttaaggagaatttgcaaaaaaattaaaatttatatttgtttgaaaaaatacaagaattcctttattctttataaatatattttaaaggtggtaaaaattttttaattaacataATGGTatttagtaataaaaaaaaaatctaaataaattatgaattcTATAAAACTAAAACGAATTCagtaattaaacaaaaacataaatatatatgttttttttaattataagaTATTTGACAAGTGATTAGGGGCTTTAaggcatatttttttacatgctgagaatgtacataaatatttttattaatttttgctaTAGTTTTTATAGACTTTTAATacgaaataatttttataattttttatgaatacgTTAcccttttatttaatatgatttttatgttgtattcaaaattattttttttaaagatattttatttaaataacaatatatatggtatttaatattttattgtatttttagttatttgtttatttttaattatattttaaatttaattttagataatatattttttattttgtattttatatatattttattttttgtaagcATGGCTAATGGTtggattatttatttttattaactgtATTTACAGTTTAAcatcattttatattatgttttatttagtatatatatatatatatttatttatttatttatttattaaagttTAATTTGTgtagtataattttttttaattagtttttctttcttttcatttattttaaataaacatataagtTATGATTAAATtaagtaataatatgtataaaaaggACTTTGTTAAAcagttaattatattttcatgtgttattataatgtagacttttttcttataatttttatatggtTTATGTTCTGtttttgaaattataatGGCCGAAAATCATCTATGTGATAATGATTTTAACTTAACTAATTGCGTAGATGGTAGACCAGCACTGGATGCGTTTTATAATAAAGATGGATTATTATTAAGAACGTACGGGTGGTTAGTAAAAAATGCTATAGGTATTATAATACTAATTCACGGTTTAAATTCACATGCAAGATTTGCCTTTTTAAGACATAACGTCGACATAGTAAATAATGATAAGGCTGTATTGAGGGATGagcaaaattattatgtgtaCAAGGACAGTTGGATagaacattttaataaaagtgGATACTCAGTATATGGTATAGATTTACAAGGTCATGGAAAGTCTGATGGATGGAGAGATTTAaaagttaatataaaatcatATGATGATTTAGTATATGATGTAatagaatatattaataaaattcaaGAAAAGCTAAGAGTAGTTGATGAAACAGACAGTGTAATTTCAGGTAGTAGCAACATATGTAAGAGAGATGCACTTCCTACTTATATAATAGGTCAATCAATGGGAGGAAATATTGCTTTAAGAACATTACAAATATTAGGAAAGTCTAAAGGAgatattatcaaaaaattaaatattagaGGATGTATATCATTGTCTGGAATGATTTCTATCGAGTTAATGACTGCATCTCCTCGTTCTTATAAATACAGTTGCTTTTATTTACCTTTTGCAAAAGTTATTTCTTGGTGTTTTCCAAGATTTAGAATTTTAAGTAAGTCGCGTTATACAAGGTTCCCCTATATGAATGATATTTTAGGTATGGACAAAATGCGTTATAAAAAGGGGATAACGAGTAGATTTGGGCATGAACTTTTAAAAGCAATGAAGATTTTAGACAGAGACATACGACATATTCCTAAAGATATtcctatattatttattcattcaaaAGATGATACTTTGTGTTATTATAGAGGTGtagtatcattttttaatagactaacaaatgataaaaaagaattgcaCATCTTGGAGAATATGGAACATATGTTAAGTGTGGAACCTGgaaatgaaaatgttttaaaaaaaattatgaactgGTTAAGTGAATTATCTTTGTcaataatgaataaaaacgATATCAAAGAAGAATCagattaataaatttttaagaatatgtattaagttatattttttaaaatgaaaagaacgATATTTGGGAATCACTTcaaccatatatatatatggatagatatttgtataaatactttttttttgtaataattataggtttaatgtttttatgaaaaaatatttttgtaggttatatattattagtaacaaataaaaaaattctgtGTTAGAATAAACATttacgcttttttttttttttttttttttatactttatcCCAAGCGTAAAAGTTATTAAATAATgctgtaattttttttttttaatttttgaatcAACTAAATAATAGTTGTAAcaacataattatttataaatattattatgtatattattcttGTTTTTCGTTTATTGCCATTTACGatgaaaaagaaggaaaaggtagaaatatataatggacAATTAGTATTGTcatctatttctttttttcactatttttCTGAAACAAcgaattcattttatataatttctatatttaatgatatgtagaaataaaattctaacaattaatgtattaaaattaCTTTGCCCTCTTTCGTAGAAAAAGcgcaatatataaaaaaataaataagtaaaaatataaagacgAAGAGTAATTTAATCTATAAGCTTGTAAAACTACGATAGGGGAGAATAAACAAAAGTAccatattatcatttttcatttatcaaTATTACAATAGAACCATTAAGACACTAaccataaaaattaaaaatcttGCAAagtcaaaaatataatagttgAGAGTTTTTTAAAACACTAGTAGTGGCtgaatataaagaaaaagtaataattaatgtaattataaaataaaaactataactaaatataaaaagaaaaatctcTTAAAGCTAAgctaaacaaattaaaatgggaaagtataaaaatatagtaataaggtagaaatatacattcaaaaaaaaaaaataaaaattataatatagtGCGAATATcctcaaatatataaaaaaaaagcatttcaAATTTAGATTAAAAGTGCTAAAAACATAAAgctataaattataaatattttcaaaaataaaagcacGTAAAAAGTTGTTATAAACGAAGAAACGAAAtttttgaaagaaaaaaaaaaaaaaaaatagaaatcgCATGCTCAATACCTTAAAGACTGAAGAcataatataagaaatttaaATGCAACATCATAAactttttatgtaaatacaaCAAGAAAGCTAATAgatcatttttctttttcggTTTTTTTATAGAGAACTTATgttaaaaatgatgaatatgtagatatatattgtaataaaCCACCTtgtataagaaaaaataattgtaacaTAATGAAGCACAAGTTGTTAAAtcaaaatgtataaaatgatAGAACAATAGtacttaaattattatttaggacaaaattttatgatttttcaattttgagTTTTTGAGTTTTAACTTTACAACAGTGACCATATGCACGGAGATATTAGGTAAATCCTGATATAATGCATTAGTTTGtaactaaaaaattatcacATTGAGATAAATATTAAAGTTTATGTATAGTAGCATGGAAATGTATTTTCCTTCATTAatagttttataaaatacaaaaaaaaagattaaagtatttatatttatttttttaaatataatgataaattttaaattatatatgtgaattatataatgaatctataaagatataaaacCTTAGTGGTTCAACTAAGTTTACATGATACTTATCTATTGagaattttatgaaatttaaaaatttggaaaTAACTGGATTCCTGGTTTAATGTTTagtgttcttttttttttttttttattttttttatgtagttTTCTATTAGtggttatataaaattaagaattaacatattttatgtattacatGAATAATCCAATTATGTATAACTGATATTCATTACTTAACAGCATAGTGTAGTCTCAGGAAAGAAATTAAagaatttaaatatgtaaaaatattagtacTATTTAAATGCGAACAAATAACGGGACATGTGATATATACGAAATAACAAGttcaatttatataattaaaagaaggAAGAAtctaaaaaggaaaaaataatcttatcatttaaatttgaTGATATGTTtgatgtaaaaattattttaattaaatgtgAATGATCGAATGTATGGATATACTTATGAATCATTcctattatgtatattacttGTTACACACTATATTTTGTTCTATATTGTTCTGTTACTTTATGAGCTGATGTATGATAGATTGATaagtatttaatttattattaaaatacttATGTTATAGTTCAGTAAACTTCTATACATAAAATCATTATTAAgcttatttgaaaaatttattatgtacattcaaatatatatatgaaaatcgTAAATTATTGAGTaagaacataatatatttttaaaacaaatatggatcatttatattaaagcCTTTATtgcttatataatataatcaaAAACGGAAAATCTTTTATTAGATAcgtaacaaataaatattttcattttatttatttatcataacaaagtatcaattttttcttagaTTCATTAATTCCTTGTGTACATAACGTGaagctatatatattaatgtatgttAAGTAATTTGAAGGATTACATTACATGTGTATTAATGTTGTGAATTCTTTCAGGTCAATAagcttttttaatatatttattttccttagTAACATAAATGacacaaaaaatttatatatataataaaataatatagaaaaaagtcattcattttatttcattcattttttatgttattatatattattatctacGGCTGCATATTTTATAGTAAGGttagagaaaaaataaaaattttataaaagaaatattgtACCACCAggattattttacattttcagtTTGAGGTAATTGAATACACCtcaacatataataataattgaaaatagctatatgaataattaatataattaagtaTATAACAATTCTTGAATAATAACTAGAAtcacatatatttgttacttatttttcttattagaCATCAAATAAAAGTATACCACACGCATATTAGGAATgcgatatatatttatagaaccagaaaatttataaagaaaaaaaaatttagagaAAAAGCACAGCAAatacattaattaaaatactttactaatattgtatatattatgattaCTTTAGTATCTTACTCCAATTGTGCGATGTCgcatgtaataaaataaaatttgtctCTCACACTCACAACATAGAAATTGcgaaattcttttattttaaggtAAATACCTTAATAGAATACAGATCATAAATAATCGCTAAAACTACATTACagaaatacatttatattctaattgttttatatttacttattaatTAGAAATAGGTATtatagtttatatatattaaattaataagtgTGCTTCAAGTTAATaacttattaaaaatacatatagaAATTTTGAATCActttttaattctaaaatataaatacgcATAAAATATACACTAAACTAACATTATTGGTAGTTTTATCGCTAAAAAATCCTTAGTTTAAGTTCTtgaataacaatatatattttaattacatatacacaaaaaacTAATCATGAAGAGGgaaaaatatgcacatatatatacaaataatttcaaTTATGAgcttgcaaaaaaaaaatataaaataattaattttaata contains:
- a CDS encoding esterase; protein product: MAENHLCDNDFNLTNCVDGRPALDAFYNKDGLLLRTYGWLVKNAIGIIILIHGLNSHARFAFLRHNVDIVNNDKAVLRDEQNYYVYKDSWIEHFNKSGYSVYGIDLQGHGKSDGWRDLKVNIKSYDDLVYDVIEYINKIQEKLRVVDETDSVISGSSNICKRDALPTYIIGQSMGGNIALRTLQILGKSKGDIIKKLNIRGCISLSGMISIELMTASPRSYKYSCFYLPFAKVISWCFPRFRILSKSRYTRFPYMNDILGMDKMRYKKGITSRFGHELLKAMKILDRDIRHIPKDIPILFIHSKDDTLCYYRGVVSFFNRLTNDKKELHILENMEHMLSVEPGNENVLKKIMNWLSELSLSIMNKNDIKEESD